The DNA region GATGATCAAGGGCGTCCCGCTCCGCGTCTCACGCGACGCGCTCGAGATAGAAGGCAAGAAGGGCACGTTCAAAGCCAACGAAGCCGCCATCGACTCGGAACTCGCCGCACTCGGGCTGATCGACCACCCAACCACCGGCTTCGTCCGCAACCCGTACTTCAAGAAGGATCAGAGCATCACCGAAGCCAACATCCCGTGGCTCTTCCTCGTCGGCCGCATCGACGGCCCAAGCTATAAGATCGCGCGCCGCATGATCGACGACGCGATCCAAGTCGAGAAATCCGGCCTGTGGGGCATGGGCGTGGTCGACCTGGCTGGTAAGTTCCCGCTCGGTGAGGCCTGGCTCAAGAACATCTATAAAGCCAACTGGAAAGCTGGCATCCCCACACTCATCGACCGCCACAAGCCGACCATTCCATCGCACTACCCGCTGCGTGATACCGCAGTCTACTTTGGTTGGTACAGCGGCCACCGCGACGGCCCTCTCATGAACCCGGACTGGAAGTTCAAACAAGGTGCCGTCGCCGTTCACCTCCACTCGTTCAGCGCCGCCACCGTGCGCACGACGGACAAACACTGGGTCGGCCCGATCCTCAATGCAGGTGCGGCAGCCACCGTCGGCAACGTCTACGAACCCTACCTCCAGCTCACCCATTACTTTGAGCTCCTCCACCAACGTCTGCTCGATGGCTACACATTGGTCGAGGCCGGCTACATGTCACTGCCTGCGGTTTCGTGGATGAATGTGACCATGGGCGACCCGCTCTACCGCCCGTTCGCCCGCCGTCACGAGTTGAAGATCAGCCCGAGTGATCTCCCTCAGGACAAAGATTACATCGCCATTGCCGTGGCTTTTTCCTCCTGGGGGCGCACTCCGATGACACTCCACCGCAAACTGGAGCAGGCCTTCCGCCGGACTCGCAATGGAATTTACTACGAAACGATTGCTCTCCACCACTACCAGCAGAATGGGTTCAGCGAGTGCATCGAGTTCCTCCAGCGCGCGCAGCAGATCTACTCGTCCCCAGCCGACAAACTGCGCTGCGGTCTACTTGAAGCGGATGCCTTGCTCGCTAAAAAACAGAAAGCCGACGCTCTCGACCTCCTGCGTGATTTGAAAAAGCGCTATCGCCGCGAGCCATCGGTCAAAGCGGCAGAAGTCATGCTCAGCCGCCTCACACCAAAGCCGAAACCCAAACCGGCAACGGATGCAAAGGAGAAGAAATCATCACAAGCTGGTTAGCTTGGAGCTCAGTGTCGGCGAGATCATCGAAGGACGTCTTGCCTGAACTGTGATGAGTCCCGAGTAACAACGCCCCCCCAATCCGCTACAATTTGATGACAGGCATCAAAGTGCAAAAGGCCACCAAAGACACCACAAACCACTCCACACCAACTCATTACAAAAACACCCAACCCCGCGCATGTGGCGCAGGATTGGGTGGAAGAGAACGGAAGTGATACCTTAGCTCACCTTGGTCCTACCTTGCAGCATATCCACTACATCGGCAGCACCATACGAGTCGTGTGGCGAATCGAGAAGGTAGCGCAGGAACGAGAAGTCCGAGCCACTGGTGACAATCGGCGGGATCACCTCGCCATCGCGCACCTGGCCAAGACCAATGGTCGAGAGCAAGCCATTGCACAGGCACTGCTTGCCAGCGCACATATCCGAGGATCCACCACGCTCGACAAACTTGGAAACCGGTGACGACGGGCAACGGAACGAAACCTCGCCATTCTTGCTCACAAAGCCGGAGCGCAAATACCCAAGATCGCATCGTCGAGTCGACTCATCAGGCACTTCATAGCCATCGAGTTCGATCAACTTGATAGGATAACCTGTCGGCGACGCATTAAAATCCGTCTCCACATGGAGCTTGTGAGCGAAATACTTCTCGATCACTTCTTGTTTGATCTCAGGGAGGATGCCCGACTCACGGCAGTAGGCAAAAGCGGTGCCAACCTGCACGCCCTGGGCGCCATCGACCTTGGCCGCCTCGAGCATATCGTAGGAAGCACATCCTCCTGCGAGCCAGAATGGGCGGCCCAATTCGCGGATCTTCGCCAGGTTCACCTCATCGCGAGGTCCATACTGACCACGACGCGGTGGTGCGTTGTGCCCACCGGCGGAGTGGTGCTCGATCACAAAACCATCCACATGCCCGGTCGCACGCTTGACCAATGTACGCGCCAGCGTGTCCGACGAAATGACCGCAATGAACTTAGGACGCTTCAATTCGGTGATACCCACCGGGCAGTACTCATCCGGGTCAAACTGCTGGAAATAACTCTCCTCGC from Sulfuriroseicoccus oceanibius includes:
- a CDS encoding TIGR03790 family protein — its product is MPRIVSHFLALLVLGALLLQPALARRTAPPEIDRSQVLVVFNQNEQASRELAEHYATARNIPRENLLGLRCSEKETITRSEFITSIERPIRDHLSKNKLWQLARTRQGTQEAVASKIKVIVMIKGVPLRVSRDALEIEGKKGTFKANEAAIDSELAALGLIDHPTTGFVRNPYFKKDQSITEANIPWLFLVGRIDGPSYKIARRMIDDAIQVEKSGLWGMGVVDLAGKFPLGEAWLKNIYKANWKAGIPTLIDRHKPTIPSHYPLRDTAVYFGWYSGHRDGPLMNPDWKFKQGAVAVHLHSFSAATVRTTDKHWVGPILNAGAAATVGNVYEPYLQLTHYFELLHQRLLDGYTLVEAGYMSLPAVSWMNVTMGDPLYRPFARRHELKISPSDLPQDKDYIAIAVAFSSWGRTPMTLHRKLEQAFRRTRNGIYYETIALHHYQQNGFSECIEFLQRAQQIYSSPADKLRCGLLEADALLAKKQKADALDLLRDLKKRYRREPSVKAAEVMLSRLTPKPKPKPATDAKEKKSSQAG
- a CDS encoding nitronate monooxygenase; the protein is MSTANEQLPEIIQGGMGVGVSNWTLAKAVAQAGQLGVVSGTALDTVLARRLQNGDPDGSVRRAMAAYPDQDLAKAILDKYFIEGGKPADKPFKVLPMPSLQLTRTSVDMMMMGAFVEVWLAKEGHDGVIGMNLLEKIQLPTMPTLFGAMIAGVDYVLMGGGIPLMIPGILDGLAGIKSVELKVHVSGGEESYFQQFDPDEYCPVGITELKRPKFIAVISSDTLARTLVKRATGHVDGFVIEHHSAGGHNAPPRRGQYGPRDEVNLAKIRELGRPFWLAGGCASYDMLEAAKVDGAQGVQVGTAFAYCRESGILPEIKQEVIEKYFAHKLHVETDFNASPTGYPIKLIELDGYEVPDESTRRCDLGYLRSGFVSKNGEVSFRCPSSPVSKFVERGGSSDMCAGKQCLCNGLLSTIGLGQVRDGEVIPPIVTSGSDFSFLRYLLDSPHDSYGAADVVDMLQGRTKVS